The sequence below is a genomic window from Selenomonas ruminantium subsp. lactilytica TAM6421.
GGACGTTCTCGACCAGTACGGCGTAAACTGGGAATGCACGCAGGAGGACTACAATACCACCACGACCAATGGGCGGCTGATGCTGAACCTCAAACTCTCCATCGCCCAGAATGAATCCGACCAGACCAGCGACCGCATCAAGTATGTCAACGAAGGAAAGCATCGCCGCAAGGAGGAAACCACCGGCAAGCATCCATTCGGCTATGAAATCAAGGATAAGCATCTGGTGGTCATCGAAAAGGAACGGCCTATAGTCGAGTTCATCTTCCAGCAAATACTGGCGGGGTACGCCACCCACTCCATTTTCCGCAAGATACTCGATAAGTTTGGCATATCCATTGACGCCCGCCGTGTTTGGCGTATTTTGCGTAATCCAACGTATAAGGGAGTTCGCTACGGCATCCCCGACTACTGCCCGGCCATTATCCCTCCAGAGCAGTTTGATCGCGTACAGACAATTCTCTCCCGCAATCAGCAGCCAAGACGATCAGGAAGAATTTATCTGTTCTCCGGCAAAGTGGTCTGCCCATCCTGTGGTACTATCATGGTCGCACATCGAGGTTACGTCAACAAGAAAAAAAATAGCTATCAACAAACCTACATCTGTGGCAATCGCTATATCACAGGTAAGCCGCATACCGCAGGGGGATGCTTGTTCGGTGGCGGTATCAGTGAGAACGTAATCGAAAAATTCCTGCTGAATAACATCCGTCCGCTATTAGAATCATACCTCATTCATTTTGACCAGCAAAACAAGCATGTTCCAGAAAAGGATAAAATAAAATCCATCAAGACAAAGCTTTCCCGATTGAAAGACCTCTACCTTGATGGATTGATTGATAAAGATAGTTATAAAGTTGATTATGAGCGACTGCAAAAAGAGCTTGCCCAGGCTGCCTATGCAGCAGCCAACCAAAAGACCATATCACCGCTGGTTGATAAAATCATGGATGACGATGATTTCGTGAATACCTATCTCACTCTGCCACGCGAGCAGAAAAGAGAACTTTGGCAAAGCCTTATCCAGCGCATTGAGCTGGGCCGCCGCCCGGAAGAACGTGGAAAATCCTATAAGGATATCCGCATATTCTTCTACTGAAAACTATACATTTACCTTACCAGTACTCCCTCTTTTGGTCATCGGAATCCCCTGTTTGCACAGCGGACATTCCTCAGGCTTGTAGGTTTCCACATCCATATGCAGGAGTGCCGTGCAAGGCACGTCACCGAAGCTGGCTTTGCCGCCGCTGCGGTCAACCAGCATGCTGACGGCTACAGGAATGCCGCCGTGGGCTTTGACCACTTCGATGACTTCCTTGATGGAGCCACCGGTGGTCACAATGTCTTCCACGATCAGGCAGCGTTCCCCTTCATGGAGGCTGAAGCCCCGGCGGAAGGTCATCTTGCCGTCCACCCGTTCCGTGAAGATGGCACGGGTTCCCAGGGCCTTGCCCGTCTCATGGGCCAGCAGGATGCCGCCGGTCACAGGGCCGACTACCGTTTCAATGTTGGCATCCTTGAACTTCTCAGCCATGGCCTGGCAGAGTTTTTCCGTGTATTTCGGCTGCTGGAGCACATTGAACTTTTCCACATAATGAGGGCTGTGCAAACCGGAGGTCAGCAGAAAATGACCATCCATAATCGCCCCCGTTTCAATCAGTAATTCTTTTACTTCCTGTTCCGTCATCTTATCTTACGTTCTCCATTTCTTCTATAATCTTCAAAGCGGCAGCCTTCGGATCAGCCGCGGCATAGATGGGACGGCCAATCACCAGATGGGTGGAACCATCCTTCAAGGCATTGGCCGGCGTTGCAATCCGGCTCTGGTCGTTGACATCACTGCCTGCAGGCCGGATGCCCGGCGTGACAATCAGGAAGTCATCGCCGCAGGCTTCCCGAATAAGGGCTGCTTCCTGGGCAGAAGCCACTACACCATCCAGGCCGGCTTTCTTGGCCAGTTTGGCATAGCGCACCACAGCGCTCTTGATCTGGATGGCCTGTCCAAGGCCTTCCCAGTCCTCCTGATTGATGCTGGTCAGTACCGTAACCGCGATAAGCTTGGGACATTCAATGCCCATCTTCTCGGCTTCCGCATGCATCCGATCCACAGTGGTCTTCATCATGGTATAGCCGCCGCTGGCATGGACATTGAGCATGGTTGCCCCCAGTCTCATCAGCGAGCAGATACCGCCCGCCGCCGTATTGGGTATATCGTGAAGTTTGAGATCAAGGAAAACATCCTTTCCCTGCTCCTTGAGCCAGGTTACCACCTGAGCGCCCACACTGTAAAAGAGCTCCATGCCCACCTTGTAATAGGACACACTGTCTCCTAATGTCTTTACCAGCCGTTCCACATCTTCCATCTTGTGAACATCAAGGGCTGCTATCAAGCGTTCATCTGCCATAACCGGGCCTCCTGTATACTGTAAAAATTTGACTTAAAGTGCTGCACCGATAATATCCTGCACGGATTCCAAATGCTGCTGCGCCAGATAATCATTGATGCCATCACAGATCTTCATGGTCACAGCCGGATCATGGAAATTAGCCGTACCTACTGCCACGGCACTGGCTCCTGCCAACAGGAACTCAATGGCGTCCTCGGCAGAACTGATGCCCCCCATGCCAATCAGGGGAACTTTGACGGCTTTGGCTGTCTGATAGACCATGCGCAGGGCCACAGGCTTCACGCAGGGGCCGGACAGGCCGCCGGTGATATTGCCCAGCGTGGGCTTCTTCGTGCGGATATTGATTTCCATGCCCATCAGGGTATTGATCAGGGAAATTATATCTGCCCCCGCATCCTCTACGGCTTTGGCCATGGTAACGATATCGGTCACATTAGGCGAAAGCTTCAGGATAACCGGCTTTTTCGTATGAGTCTTGGCCTCTTTGACCACAGCCGCCGCAGCTTTG
It includes:
- the pyrF gene encoding orotidine-5'-phosphate decarboxylase, with amino-acid sequence MADERLIAALDVHKMEDVERLVKTLGDSVSYYKVGMELFYSVGAQVVTWLKEQGKDVFLDLKLHDIPNTAAGGICSLMRLGATMLNVHASGGYTMMKTTVDRMHAEAEKMGIECPKLIAVTVLTSINQEDWEGLGQAIQIKSAVVRYAKLAKKAGLDGVVASAQEAALIREACGDDFLIVTPGIRPAGSDVNDQSRIATPANALKDGSTHLVIGRPIYAAADPKAAALKIIEEMENVR
- the pyrE gene encoding orotate phosphoribosyltransferase gives rise to the protein MTEQEVKELLIETGAIMDGHFLLTSGLHSPHYVEKFNVLQQPKYTEKLCQAMAEKFKDANIETVVGPVTGGILLAHETGKALGTRAIFTERVDGKMTFRRGFSLHEGERCLIVEDIVTTGGSIKEVIEVVKAHGGIPVAVSMLVDRSGGKASFGDVPCTALLHMDVETYKPEECPLCKQGIPMTKRGSTGKVNV
- a CDS encoding recombinase family protein — its product is MLNLKLSIAQNESDQTSDRIKYVNEGKHRRKEETTGKHPFGYEIKDKHLVVIEKERPIVEFIFQQILAGYATHSIFRKILDKFGISIDARRVWRILRNPTYKGVRYGIPDYCPAIIPPEQFDRVQTILSRNQQPRRSGRIYLFSGKVVCPSCGTIMVAHRGYVNKKKNSYQQTYICGNRYITGKPHTAGGCLFGGGISENVIEKFLLNNIRPLLESYLIHFDQQNKHVPEKDKIKSIKTKLSRLKDLYLDGLIDKDSYKVDYERLQKELAQAAYAAANQKTISPLVDKIMDDDDFVNTYLTLPREQKRELWQSLIQRIELGRRPEERGKSYKDIRIFFY
- a CDS encoding dihydroorotate dehydrogenase encodes the protein MSTINLQDKRLHTNIAGIQMNTPVLTASGTFGFGEEFAEFVDLSRLGGVMVKGTTLKPRRGNEGIRITETPGGMLNCIGLENPGVEVFLQETLPRITKYDMNVIVNISGSTVEEYGVLAEMLDVPGVAAIELNVSCPNVKEGGIVFGTDPKAAAAVVKEAKTHTKKPVILKLSPNVTDIVTMAKAVEDAGADIISLINTLMGMEINIRTKKPTLGNITGGLSGPCVKPVALRMVYQTAKAVKVPLIGMGGISSAEDAIEFLLAGASAVAVGTANFHDPAVTMKICDGINDYLAQQHLESVQDIIGAAL